Genomic segment of Limnothrix sp. FACHB-406:
AAGCCCCTTGCGTTCATCGCCAGTCCATCACTGCAAAAAGCGCCTAAAACAACACCTAAGCAACAGATTGGCATCGCAGCAATATCTTGAGTCAGGATCGAATCAGGGTTGATTGGCCATTGCTGAGCTATGGGTTGACCTTACCAGGCTCAGTGTTCTTGAAAGCCCCCCGTTGAGAGGCGATCGCGTCGGCCCAGCGGGTAGTTTCTGGCAGTCTGTAGCGCGGGGTGCAATTCAAAACCAACTCGATCGCCGTGGGCAAACTCACTCGATGCCCCGAGGAAACATAAAGCGGCCGACAATTGTGGCGCGATCGGACAATTGCGCCAATAGTTTCTTCGCGATCGATCAAAGGTTGCCAACTTCCCTTCGCCAAATCTAGCGGCTCGTGGGTTCCAATCAAGTGGGATTTTGCCACACCAATGGTTGGCAGGTTCAACAACAATCCCAAGTGGCAAGCTAACCCAAACCGACGCGGGTGAGCATAGCCTTGACCATCACATAAAAC
This window contains:
- the nfi gene encoding deoxyribonuclease V (cleaves DNA at apurinic or apyrimidinic sites), with product MNLIDDWPKTTEAAKEIQNQLRDRVILQDQFSAPKLIGGADVGFEENGAIARAAVVVLSFPGLERLEFAIARIPTPFPYVPGFLSFREVPVILQAFDQLQQKPDLVLCDGQGYAHPRRFGLACHLGLLLNLPTIGVAKSHLIGTHEPLDLAKGSWQPLIDREETIGAIVRSRHNCRPLYVSSGHRVSLPTAIELVLNCTPRYRLPETTRWADAIASQRGAFKNTEPGKVNP